A single Pseudodesulfovibrio aespoeensis Aspo-2 DNA region contains:
- a CDS encoding molybdopterin molybdotransferase MoeA produces MKDGPISRRKALRRLLDAARPSEPVALSPMDCVGLVAAADISAGCHVPERASSVRDGYAVRAADIAGSSGGRPTVLRVTHTVRAESGANRPVEAGTTARVLTGGMVPPGADAVLAQEDVTIQGCAKSAPCRNQDIPECIEVREPVRPGWFVRAAGGEIAHGDTIVCQGSEITPQAAAVMIRTRIESVPVHPRPCARVVALGSELSDPTLAHAHDSGSPTARFPADNLVMASGLLARCGLERIETGVLPDNEERLVALLSSPDLPEIVITTGGTGRSERDFARVGARRAGFVTLFDSLDIRPGRNMFAAHRDNTLLFGLPGPPAAVFACFHAVILPAVRRLRGLAEPVQPLTARLDTAISTRPGGEWLALCSLKRVGACMTATPLTGPDSPPMLAMALAHGAVVLAGNAAMLPGDEVEVLTTLY; encoded by the coding sequence ATGAAGGACGGCCCCATCTCCCGCCGCAAGGCCCTCAGGCGGCTGCTCGACGCGGCCCGGCCATCCGAGCCGGTCGCGCTGTCGCCCATGGACTGCGTCGGGCTGGTGGCCGCCGCCGATATCAGCGCCGGGTGCCACGTGCCCGAGCGCGCCAGCTCGGTGCGCGACGGCTATGCCGTGCGCGCTGCCGACATCGCCGGAAGCAGCGGGGGCAGGCCGACAGTCCTGCGCGTGACCCACACCGTGCGCGCCGAATCCGGGGCCAACCGCCCGGTAGAGGCGGGCACCACGGCCCGCGTACTGACTGGCGGCATGGTCCCGCCCGGCGCGGACGCAGTCCTGGCCCAGGAGGACGTGACCATCCAGGGATGCGCCAAATCCGCTCCGTGCCGCAATCAGGATATCCCGGAATGCATCGAGGTCCGCGAACCGGTCCGACCTGGCTGGTTTGTCCGCGCCGCGGGCGGCGAGATCGCCCATGGCGACACCATTGTTTGCCAGGGGAGCGAGATCACGCCCCAGGCCGCAGCGGTCATGATCCGCACGCGCATCGAGTCGGTCCCGGTCCACCCCAGGCCATGCGCCAGGGTCGTGGCCCTGGGCAGCGAACTTTCGGACCCGACCCTGGCCCACGCTCACGACAGCGGCAGCCCCACCGCCCGATTCCCTGCCGACAACCTGGTCATGGCCTCGGGCCTGCTGGCCCGCTGCGGCCTTGAGCGCATCGAGACCGGGGTGCTGCCCGACAACGAGGAGCGGCTGGTGGCCCTGCTCTCTTCCCCGGACCTGCCGGAAATCGTCATCACCACCGGGGGCACGGGCCGCAGCGAGCGCGATTTTGCCCGCGTCGGCGCGCGCCGGGCCGGGTTCGTCACTCTCTTCGACAGCCTGGACATCCGCCCTGGCCGGAACATGTTCGCCGCCCACCGGGACAACACCCTGCTCTTTGGCCTTCCCGGCCCGCCCGCAGCCGTGTTTGCCTGCTTCCACGCCGTCATCCTGCCCGCCGTGCGCCGCCTGCGCGGACTGGCCGAGCCGGTGCAGCCCCTGACCGCCCGCCTCGACACCGCCATCTCCACACGACCGGGCGGCGAATGGCTGGCCCTGTGCTCCCTCAAGCGCGTTGGGGCGTGCATGACCGCCACCCCCCTGACCGGCCCGGACTCGCCCCCCATGCTCGCCATGGCCCTGGCCCACGGCGCGGTGGTCCTTGCAGGCAACGCGGCCATGCTCCCCGGTGACGAGGTCGAGGTGCTGACCACCCTGTACTGA
- the mobA gene encoding molybdenum cofactor guanylyltransferase, with protein MSMPLFIAFGLPYPAAMNSANSFTGVILAGGIGSRMGHVAKAFLDIGGTPIIERLLAVYRPIFPQVIIAAREAQPFAHLGLPVALDQFEARSSLTGIHTGLEAMATSHGFFAACDAPFLQAGLVRLLLAHVEPDDDVVLPLKEDGYREPLTAVYSRRCLPHIARQLADGNFKIIDFFDRVQVREVPVAELRPGDPDLVSFLNVNRPDDLDLARRMAAGDTP; from the coding sequence ATGTCCATGCCCCTTTTCATTGCCTTTGGCTTGCCTTACCCTGCGGCCATGAACAGCGCGAACAGCTTCACAGGGGTGATCCTGGCGGGCGGGATCGGCAGCCGCATGGGCCATGTGGCCAAGGCCTTTCTCGACATCGGCGGCACGCCCATCATTGAGCGGCTGCTGGCCGTGTACCGCCCCATCTTCCCCCAGGTGATCATCGCCGCGCGCGAGGCCCAACCCTTTGCGCACCTGGGGTTGCCCGTGGCCCTGGACCAATTCGAGGCGCGCAGCTCGCTGACCGGCATCCACACCGGGCTTGAGGCCATGGCCACCAGCCACGGCTTTTTCGCCGCCTGCGACGCCCCCTTTCTCCAGGCCGGTCTGGTCCGGCTGCTGCTGGCCCATGTCGAGCCCGATGACGACGTGGTCCTGCCGCTGAAAGAGGACGGCTACCGCGAACCCCTGACCGCCGTGTACTCCCGCCGCTGCCTGCCCCACATCGCCCGTCAGCTGGCGGACGGAAACTTCAAGATCATCGATTTCTTCGACCGGGTGCAGGTCCGGGAGGTGCCTGTGGCCGAGCTTCGACCCGGCGACCCGGACCTTGTCTCGTTCCTCAACGTCAACCGGCCCGACGACCTGGACCTGGCCCGCCGCATGGCCGCCGGGGACACCCCCTAA
- a CDS encoding transposase, with the protein MSEATTTREPSGVSARCAHGAGRATAPPHCASQVEPADFSALLGDEKRARDFLLDLTWPTGAPFCPRCGHRKVYDLSGERLRCADCKYTFHPFSGRWINNGALTSLEWLNLITLFVDECSVHQMKQRLGLSYNTVYKALTAIRFAIVAHAIDARQVLGRATGLDSYIKGSRLTGGPRDMRMDTIPVYGILRRDGLVFIDLVPGFQAETLFHFHMNFHLKLIRTGNLVYTDRYKEYDALLFCGNDSLPYEIIRRYDEKPYIDAVDDEFWAFAQERIKRFRGISCQRFPLYLKELEFRFNNEGRPIGEILAAYLCALVPTID; encoded by the coding sequence ATGTCCGAAGCAACGACCACCAGGGAACCGTCGGGCGTCAGCGCCCGATGCGCCCATGGGGCAGGCCGGGCCACAGCCCCGCCGCACTGTGCCTCGCAGGTGGAGCCTGCGGATTTCTCTGCCCTGCTCGGCGACGAGAAGCGGGCGCGCGACTTCCTGCTGGACCTGACCTGGCCCACGGGAGCGCCCTTTTGCCCCAGATGCGGCCACCGCAAGGTCTACGACCTGTCGGGCGAGCGGTTGCGCTGTGCGGACTGCAAGTACACCTTCCACCCCTTTTCTGGCCGCTGGATCAACAATGGCGCACTGACCTCCCTGGAGTGGCTGAACCTCATCACCCTGTTTGTGGACGAATGCAGCGTCCACCAGATGAAGCAGCGCCTCGGCCTGTCCTACAACACCGTGTACAAGGCGCTGACCGCCATCCGTTTTGCCATCGTGGCCCACGCCATCGACGCGCGCCAGGTGCTGGGCCGGGCCACGGGCCTTGATTCCTACATCAAGGGCAGCCGCCTCACGGGCGGCCCGCGCGACATGCGCATGGACACCATCCCGGTCTACGGCATCCTGCGCCGCGACGGGCTGGTCTTCATCGATCTGGTGCCCGGATTCCAGGCCGAGACCCTCTTCCACTTCCACATGAACTTCCATCTCAAGCTCATCCGCACAGGCAACCTCGTCTACACCGACCGCTACAAGGAATACGACGCCCTGCTCTTTTGCGGCAACGACTCCCTGCCCTACGAGATCATCCGCCGCTATGACGAGAAGCCCTACATCGACGCGGTGGACGACGAGTTCTGGGCCTTTGCCCAGGAGCGCATCAAGCGGTTTCGCGGCATTTCCTGCCAGCGGTTCCCCCTCTATCTCAAGGAACTGGAGTTCCGCTTCAACAACGAGGGACGGCCCATAGGCGAAATCCTGGCCGCCTACCTCTGCGCCCTGGTCCCGACCATCGACTAG
- a CDS encoding formate dehydrogenase accessory protein FdhE — translation MQFNKDKAGRTLDTKISQLRGKSYISAELVDLLDKVAHLQLEARATAKVVLPPDAELAPAQAVLQGVPLVARECFPYDPAQAADLLGQLIGLLEAAGGPLGQAAKTVGKALTSGEMTPEELFRRYLSEDITFFASWVERTPGAPKALPFLALASLGPSIEAAAEQLVGKLPPTKTPQVGSCPICGSLPLISLLKEKEGFRHASCSFCRHDYRIRRIACPVCGEEDQKKLTFFTVDEEPGFRVDVCESCKTYIKTIDFRALDRIPLPVFDDLDSLALDYVAAGQGYRRATLSAWGF, via the coding sequence ATGCAATTCAACAAGGACAAGGCCGGACGCACTCTGGACACCAAGATTTCCCAGTTGCGGGGGAAATCCTACATCTCGGCCGAGTTGGTCGACCTCCTGGACAAGGTGGCCCACCTGCAACTGGAGGCGCGCGCCACGGCCAAGGTGGTTCTGCCGCCCGATGCTGAGCTGGCCCCGGCCCAGGCCGTGCTTCAGGGCGTGCCCCTGGTGGCCCGCGAGTGTTTTCCCTACGATCCGGCCCAGGCGGCGGACCTACTGGGCCAGCTGATCGGGCTGCTTGAGGCTGCGGGCGGCCCCCTGGGGCAGGCGGCCAAGACCGTGGGCAAGGCGCTCACAAGCGGCGAGATGACGCCTGAAGAGCTCTTCCGCCGCTATCTGTCCGAAGACATTACCTTCTTTGCCTCCTGGGTGGAGCGCACGCCGGGCGCGCCCAAGGCGCTCCCCTTCCTCGCCCTGGCCTCGCTCGGCCCCTCCATAGAGGCCGCTGCCGAGCAACTGGTCGGCAAACTACCCCCGACCAAGACGCCACAGGTCGGCTCCTGCCCCATCTGCGGCAGCCTGCCACTCATCTCGCTGCTCAAGGAGAAGGAGGGATTCCGCCACGCCTCCTGCTCGTTCTGTCGCCATGATTACCGCATCCGGCGCATCGCCTGCCCGGTCTGTGGCGAGGAGGACCAGAAGAAACTGACCTTCTTCACCGTGGACGAGGAACCCGGCTTCCGCGTCGATGTCTGTGAAAGCTGCAAAACCTACATCAAGACCATAGACTTTCGCGCGCTCGACAGGATACCATTGCCTGTCTTCGACGACCTGGACTCCCTGGCGCTGGACTATGTGGCAGCGGGGCAGGGATATCGGCGGGCCACCCTGTCCGCCTGGGGATTCTGA
- a CDS encoding alpha/beta hydrolase — translation MTTLLKIVAVLAAAYVCLTVWVYLSQRRLLYQPTRTVTATPADIGLAYEDVRLVNALGTELHGWWLPHPQARFTLLFCHGNGGNVSHRLHSLRLFHDLGLSVLIFDYSGYGRSLGEPSEVATRADARAAWDWLAQRGIDPGSVILFGRSLGGAVAARLAADVVADVAAEGTPVAGLILESTFTSVPDMGARLYPWLPVRLLVRDRYDSTRALAGLQTPALFIHSPDDEIVPHALGLALYDGYQGPKSFLALTGGHNDGFLLSGQDYVAGLVRFLAGLQVRAPGPGAENPA, via the coding sequence ATGACGACCCTGCTCAAGATCGTTGCCGTGCTGGCCGCCGCCTATGTCTGCCTGACTGTCTGGGTCTATCTCTCCCAGCGCAGGCTCCTCTACCAGCCCACCCGGACCGTGACCGCCACGCCCGCCGACATCGGGCTGGCCTATGAGGACGTGCGCCTGGTCAACGCGCTCGGCACTGAGCTGCACGGCTGGTGGCTGCCCCATCCCCAGGCCCGCTTCACCCTGCTCTTCTGTCATGGCAACGGCGGCAATGTCTCGCACCGGCTCCACTCCCTGCGCCTCTTTCACGACCTGGGGCTGTCCGTGCTCATTTTTGACTATTCAGGGTATGGCCGCAGCCTGGGTGAGCCGTCCGAAGTTGCCACCCGGGCCGATGCCCGCGCTGCCTGGGACTGGCTGGCGCAAAGGGGCATCGACCCCGGCTCGGTGATCCTCTTTGGCCGCTCTCTGGGCGGGGCCGTGGCCGCCCGGCTGGCTGCGGACGTGGTTGCGGATGTGGCTGCGGAGGGAACGCCCGTGGCCGGGCTGATCCTCGAATCCACCTTCACCTCGGTGCCGGACATGGGCGCGCGCCTCTACCCCTGGCTGCCCGTGCGCCTGCTCGTCCGCGACCGCTACGATTCGACCAGGGCCCTGGCCGGACTGCAAACGCCCGCCCTGTTCATCCACTCCCCGGACGACGAGATCGTACCCCATGCCCTGGGCCTCGCCCTGTACGACGGCTACCAGGGGCCGAAATCCTTCCTTGCCCTGACCGGCGGCCACAACGACGGTTTTCTGCTTTCGGGCCAGGACTATGTGGCGGGTCTGGTCCGCTTCCTGGCCGGACTCCAGGTCCGCGCCCCAGGGCCAGGGGCGGAAAATCCTGCCTGA
- the fdhD gene encoding formate dehydrogenase accessory sulfurtransferase FdhD, with the protein MDSQNYDVHEYRQGFTRKPIASISEIPLTIMLNGREVVTLLCTAKYPEYLAVGFLKSDAFITSPDQITDLTVRRDDQRLVAEVETCHDPWENRIMERSITSGCGKGTNFGRNVQTVSKRRLGGDIRITPDQILALVRELHSRSTLYNETRGCHNSSLCTPDEMLLFREDIGRHNAIDMLCGQCFLDNVPVDDKLIVSTGRVASEILLKVVRIGVPILVSTAVATNFSVELARKTGITLVGNAKDDSFWVYNDNGRIIGF; encoded by the coding sequence ATGGATTCCCAGAATTACGACGTTCACGAATACAGGCAGGGTTTCACACGCAAGCCCATCGCTTCCATCAGCGAAATACCCCTGACCATCATGCTCAACGGGCGCGAGGTGGTGACCCTGCTCTGCACCGCCAAGTATCCGGAATATCTCGCGGTCGGATTCCTCAAGTCCGACGCCTTCATCACCAGTCCGGACCAGATCACGGACCTGACCGTGCGCCGGGACGACCAGCGGCTGGTGGCCGAGGTGGAGACCTGCCACGACCCGTGGGAGAACCGGATCATGGAGCGGTCCATCACCTCGGGCTGCGGCAAGGGCACCAATTTCGGGCGCAACGTCCAGACCGTGTCCAAGCGGCGGCTGGGGGGCGACATCCGGATCACGCCCGACCAGATCCTGGCCCTGGTCCGCGAGCTGCACTCCCGATCGACCCTTTACAACGAAACGCGCGGGTGCCACAATTCCTCCTTGTGCACGCCCGACGAGATGCTCCTGTTCCGCGAGGACATCGGGCGGCACAACGCCATCGACATGCTCTGCGGCCAGTGCTTTCTGGACAACGTGCCGGTGGACGACAAGCTGATCGTCTCCACCGGGCGCGTGGCCTCGGAGATCCTGCTCAAGGTGGTGCGCATCGGCGTGCCCATCCTGGTCTCCACGGCGGTGGCCACCAATTTTTCGGTGGAACTGGCGCGCAAGACCGGCATCACCCTGGTGGGCAATGCCAAGGACGACAGCTTCTGGGTCTACAACGACAACGGGCGGATCATCGGATTTTGA
- the mobB gene encoding molybdopterin-guanine dinucleotide biosynthesis protein B: MSVPVICIVGKKKSGKTTFIEKLLPELAALGLSVGTVKHDAHSFEMDREGKDSWRHRQAGAATVAVSSPTQVAVIKSVDREMWLPELAETFFADRHLVLAEGYFRSDMPKIEVFRAEAHAEPLCGPHNSGEKRLLAMVTDDLAGSADPGVPVFGLDEAPQVAAWIARRFHGWVQSGLWSAERD; the protein is encoded by the coding sequence ATGTCCGTTCCCGTCATCTGCATTGTCGGCAAGAAAAAGTCAGGCAAGACGACCTTTATCGAAAAACTCCTGCCCGAGCTGGCGGCCCTGGGGCTGAGCGTGGGCACGGTCAAGCACGACGCCCACAGTTTCGAGATGGACCGCGAGGGCAAGGACTCCTGGCGGCACCGGCAGGCCGGGGCGGCCACGGTGGCCGTGTCGTCGCCCACCCAGGTGGCGGTGATCAAGTCCGTGGACCGCGAGATGTGGCTGCCCGAGCTGGCCGAGACCTTTTTTGCCGACCGGCATCTGGTGCTGGCCGAGGGCTATTTCCGCTCGGACATGCCCAAGATCGAGGTGTTCCGGGCCGAGGCCCACGCCGAGCCCCTGTGCGGCCCCCACAACAGCGGGGAGAAACGGCTTCTGGCCATGGTCACGGACGACCTCGCCGGTTCCGCCGATCCGGGCGTGCCGGTCTTCGGCCTGGACGAAGCCCCCCAGGTGGCCGCCTGGATCGCCCGCCGCTTCCACGGCTGGGTGCAGAGCGGTTTGTGGAGCGCGGAGCGCGATTAG
- a CDS encoding efflux RND transporter permease subunit, with protein MGSETGGGLGGETGRTGLISAIVGYFLTSRMAVILALAALALGAAALVVTPREEEPQIVVPMADVVVQVPGASADEVEKLVTTPLERLLWQIDGVEYVYSISRKDMAAVTVRFFVGEDREDSLIKLHNMIAKNVDLAPAIVEGWVVKPVEIDDVPIVALTLHADHGHEARYSDHDLRRMAEEMFHRLAEVEDVSRITLHSGRSREVRVEIRPERLTGFNISPLEVQRALAGADRSLTAGDMVGADRRTRVVSQSFLLSADDAASLVVGVFGDRPVYLRDVADITDGPQEPGDYSRIGFSETYLARLGLEPEQPSRPAVTLAVAKKKGVNAVAVANAVVARAEELRREVLPAGVALTITRNQGETAQAKVNELLSSLGFAIVTVVALLAFALGWREALVVALAVPMSFSLALFVNHLFGYTINRVTLFALILSLGLVVDDPITNVDNIQRHIRMGLKNSLQATLDAVREVLPPVIMSTLAIIVSFTPLFFITGMMGPYMAPMAANVPLTVTFSTLAALTVVPWMAWLLLRRQERSGDGQRESGDGRRESGDGQGKGDSGGAPNARLLAVYTRIVTPFLGAPRNRRLLLLGILAGLGLCFGLVILRLVPLKMLPFDNKNELQLLVDMPEGTTLERTDRVLRDFESFLRTVPEVTTFVTHAGSPSPMDFNGMVRHYYWRDEPHLGEIRINLADKSERDQQSHVIGLRLRGGLDEVAARHGAAVKLVETPPGPPVMATLTAEVYGRPDLPYSALLEGAVHVRELMRSEPGVVDVDDSSEADRIMIDFVLDKEKAALHGISASDVVQTLRLALGGDAPAFVHLPGERQPLPVRVVLPASLRVGPQTLGELTMKSGAGSMVPLAELGAFREVQADQPIYHKNLRRVAYVYGETAGVPPVEAVLDLKGRLGRDPMPPGTTVDWAGEGEWKITLDVFRDLGLANAAALASIYVLLVIQTGAYLMPLLIMSAVPLTLLGILPGFWLLNLVAGGTVGGYGDPVFFTATSMIGMIALGGIVIRNSLVLIEFIQSEVASGRPLREAIVQSGAVRMRPILLTALTTALGAWPITLDPIFSGLAWALIFGLAASTLFTLVVVPSGYYALYGGREESGERK; from the coding sequence ATGGGCAGCGAGACGGGCGGCGGGCTGGGCGGCGAGACGGGCCGCACCGGACTCATTTCGGCTATAGTCGGCTATTTTCTGACCTCGCGCATGGCCGTGATCCTGGCCCTGGCCGCCCTGGCCCTGGGCGCGGCGGCTCTTGTCGTCACCCCGCGCGAGGAGGAGCCGCAGATCGTGGTGCCCATGGCCGACGTGGTGGTGCAGGTGCCGGGCGCATCCGCCGACGAGGTGGAAAAGCTGGTGACCACGCCCCTTGAGCGGCTGCTGTGGCAGATCGACGGGGTGGAGTACGTCTATTCCATTTCGCGCAAGGACATGGCCGCCGTGACCGTGCGCTTCTTTGTGGGCGAGGATCGCGAGGACTCGCTGATCAAGCTGCACAACATGATCGCCAAGAACGTGGACCTCGCCCCGGCCATTGTCGAGGGGTGGGTGGTCAAGCCCGTGGAGATCGACGACGTGCCCATCGTGGCCCTGACCCTGCACGCGGACCACGGGCATGAGGCGCGCTATTCTGATCACGACCTGCGGCGCATGGCCGAGGAGATGTTCCACCGGCTGGCCGAGGTGGAAGACGTGTCACGCATCACCCTGCACTCGGGCCGCAGCCGCGAGGTGCGCGTGGAGATCAGGCCCGAGCGGCTGACCGGGTTCAACATCTCGCCCCTTGAGGTGCAGCGCGCCCTGGCCGGGGCGGACCGCTCCCTGACCGCGGGCGACATGGTGGGCGCAGACAGGCGCACCCGGGTGGTCAGCCAGTCCTTCCTGCTCTCGGCGGACGACGCGGCCTCACTGGTGGTGGGCGTGTTCGGCGACCGCCCGGTGTACCTGCGCGATGTGGCCGACATCACCGACGGCCCGCAGGAGCCGGGCGATTATTCGCGCATCGGGTTTTCCGAGACATATCTGGCCCGGCTGGGGCTTGAGCCGGAGCAGCCGTCGCGCCCGGCGGTGACCCTGGCCGTGGCCAAGAAAAAGGGCGTCAACGCCGTGGCCGTGGCCAACGCCGTGGTGGCCCGCGCCGAGGAGCTGCGGCGCGAGGTGCTGCCCGCGGGCGTGGCCCTGACCATCACCCGCAACCAGGGCGAGACCGCCCAGGCCAAGGTCAACGAGCTGCTCTCGTCGCTCGGTTTCGCCATCGTCACCGTGGTGGCGCTCCTCGCCTTTGCCCTGGGCTGGCGCGAGGCGCTGGTGGTGGCCCTGGCCGTGCCCATGAGTTTTTCCCTGGCCCTGTTCGTCAACCACCTGTTCGGCTACACCATCAACCGCGTCACCCTGTTCGCCCTCATCCTCTCGCTCGGTCTGGTGGTGGACGACCCCATTACCAATGTGGACAACATCCAGCGCCACATCCGCATGGGCCTCAAGAATTCGCTTCAAGCCACCCTGGATGCGGTCCGGGAGGTGCTGCCCCCGGTGATCATGTCCACCCTGGCCATCATAGTCTCCTTCACGCCGCTCTTCTTCATCACCGGGATGATGGGGCCGTACATGGCCCCCATGGCCGCCAACGTGCCGCTGACCGTGACCTTTTCCACCCTGGCCGCCCTGACCGTGGTGCCGTGGATGGCCTGGTTGCTCCTGCGCCGCCAAGAGCGAAGCGGTGATGGACAGAGAGAGAGCGGTGATGGGCGGAGAGAGAGCGGTGACGGGCAGGGAAAGGGCGATTCCGGCGGGGCGCCCAATGCCCGGCTGCTGGCCGTCTACACCCGGATCGTCACGCCGTTTCTGGGCGCGCCGCGCAACCGGCGGCTCCTGCTGCTGGGCATCCTGGCCGGTCTGGGGCTGTGTTTCGGGCTGGTGATCCTGCGGCTGGTGCCCCTCAAGATGCTCCCCTTTGACAACAAGAACGAGCTGCAACTGCTGGTGGACATGCCCGAAGGCACCACCCTGGAGCGCACGGACCGCGTGCTGCGCGACTTTGAGTCCTTCCTGCGCACCGTGCCCGAGGTGACCACCTTCGTCACCCACGCGGGCTCGCCCTCGCCCATGGATTTCAACGGCATGGTCCGCCACTACTACTGGCGCGACGAGCCCCATCTGGGCGAGATTCGCATCAATCTGGCCGACAAGTCCGAGCGCGACCAGCAGAGCCATGTCATCGGCCTGCGCCTGCGGGGCGGGCTGGACGAGGTGGCCGCGCGCCACGGGGCGGCGGTCAAGCTGGTGGAAACCCCGCCCGGCCCGCCGGTCATGGCCACCCTGACCGCCGAGGTGTACGGCAGGCCCGACCTGCCTTACTCCGCCCTGCTCGAAGGCGCGGTCCATGTGCGCGAGCTGATGCGGTCCGAGCCGGGCGTGGTGGACGTGGACGACTCCTCGGAGGCGGACCGGATCATGATCGATTTCGTGCTGGACAAGGAAAAGGCGGCACTGCACGGCATATCGGCCTCGGATGTGGTTCAGACCCTGCGTCTGGCCCTGGGCGGCGACGCGCCAGCGTTCGTGCATCTGCCGGGCGAGCGGCAGCCCCTGCCCGTGCGCGTGGTCCTGCCCGCGTCCCTGCGCGTGGGGCCGCAGACCCTGGGCGAGCTGACCATGAAGAGCGGGGCCGGGTCCATGGTCCCCCTGGCCGAGCTGGGGGCGTTTCGCGAGGTCCAGGCGGACCAGCCCATCTACCACAAGAACCTGCGCCGCGTGGCCTATGTCTATGGCGAGACAGCCGGGGTTCCGCCCGTCGAGGCAGTGCTCGACCTCAAGGGCAGGCTGGGCCGTGACCCCATGCCGCCCGGCACCACGGTGGACTGGGCGGGCGAGGGCGAGTGGAAGATCACCCTGGACGTGTTCCGCGACCTGGGGCTGGCCAACGCGGCGGCCCTGGCCTCCATCTACGTCCTGCTGGTCATCCAGACGGGCGCGTATCTCATGCCGCTTTTGATCATGTCGGCCGTGCCCCTGACCCTGCTCGGCATCCTGCCGGGCTTCTGGCTGCTCAATCTCGTGGCGGGCGGCACCGTGGGCGGCTACGGCGACCCGGTCTTCTTCACGGCCACATCCATGATCGGCATGATCGCCCTGGGCGGCATTGTCATCCGCAACTCGCTGGTGCTCATCGAGTTCATCCAGTCCGAGGTGGCGTCGGGCAGGCCGCTTCGGGAGGCCATTGTCCAGTCCGGCGCGGTGCGCATGCGGCCCATCCTGCTGACCGCCCTGACCACGGCGCTGGGCGCGTGGCCCATCACCTTGGACCCCATCTTCTCCGGTCTGGCCTGGGCGCTCATCTTCGGCCTGGCTGCCTCCACCCTGTTCACCCTGGTGGTGGTGCCCAGCGGCTACTACGCCCTGTATGGCGGGCGGGAGGAGTCAGGCGAAAGGAAGTGA
- a CDS encoding efflux RND transporter periplasmic adaptor subunit: MHRRIIVILFAVQAALLLAACGSDPAPLAGARAAYVPRTTAEAARVMVPRLHEAVGTVRARTDVSVEAQVTGRVLEVLVRPGDKVADGDRLVVLDGRASQARLDQSLQARQTASSMIAQARDGLASAKAAFDKAESTYRRMQQLGEQRVVTAEEVEQAESAYLQARAAVGQAEEGVAAAQARSREGDKVIREAEIDLEHTAILARETGEVAKRLVEPGDLAFPGKKLLVLQTGASLRLEAMVREGLIGRVRVGDRVEVIVSALGEGEPLEAVVDEMEPLADPVTRSFLVKARLPEAPGLYPGMFGRLLVPLGEREAVLVPQAALIRVGQLETVMVRQGDAWQPVHVRTGERVGEGEGEMIEVLSGLSGGETVGVGAGVVQASGVGEDG, from the coding sequence ATGCACAGAAGAATCATCGTCATCCTTTTTGCGGTGCAGGCGGCGCTCCTGTTGGCGGCCTGCGGTTCGGACCCGGCTCCCTTGGCCGGGGCGCGGGCCGCGTATGTTCCCCGAACCACGGCTGAGGCCGCGCGCGTCATGGTGCCCAGGCTGCACGAGGCCGTGGGCACGGTCAGGGCCAGGACGGATGTCAGCGTCGAGGCCCAGGTCACGGGCCGGGTGCTCGAGGTGCTGGTGCGGCCCGGCGACAAGGTCGCTGACGGCGACCGGCTGGTGGTTCTGGACGGGCGCGCCTCCCAGGCGCGGCTCGACCAGTCGCTCCAGGCCCGGCAGACCGCATCGAGCATGATCGCCCAGGCGCGCGACGGGCTGGCCTCGGCCAAGGCGGCCTTTGACAAGGCCGAGTCCACCTACCGGCGCATGCAGCAGCTCGGCGAGCAGCGCGTGGTCACTGCCGAGGAGGTGGAGCAGGCTGAGTCCGCCTATTTGCAGGCCAGGGCCGCCGTGGGCCAGGCCGAGGAGGGGGTGGCCGCCGCCCAGGCGCGCTCCCGCGAGGGGGACAAGGTCATCCGCGAGGCCGAGATCGACCTGGAACACACGGCCATCCTGGCCCGCGAGACCGGGGAGGTGGCCAAGCGGCTGGTGGAGCCCGGCGATCTCGCCTTTCCGGGCAAGAAGCTGCTGGTGCTCCAGACCGGGGCCAGCCTGCGCCTGGAGGCCATGGTCCGCGAAGGGCTCATTGGCCGGGTGCGGGTGGGCGACCGGGTGGAAGTGATCGTTTCAGCCCTGGGCGAGGGCGAGCCTCTTGAGGCCGTGGTGGACGAGATGGAGCCGCTGGCCGATCCGGTGACGCGTTCCTTCCTGGTCAAGGCCAGGCTGCCCGAGGCACCGGGGCTGTACCCCGGCATGTTCGGACGGCTGCTGGTCCCGCTGGGCGAGCGCGAGGCCGTGCTCGTGCCGCAAGCCGCCCTGATCCGCGTGGGCCAGCTGGAGACGGTCATGGTCCGCCAGGGCGACGCGTGGCAGCCCGTGCATGTGCGCACCGGAGAGCGTGTGGGTGAGGGCGAGGGCGAGATGATAGAGGTGCTCTCCGGTCTGTCCGGCGGCGAGACCGTGGGCGTGGGCGCGGGCGTGGTCCAGGCGTCGGGCGTCGGGGAGGATGGCTAA